GACAGAAGAATGAACGACTTACTCAGCCTCCAACAAATTCTCTTCGGACAAAAAGTGATGCTCATCGCAAGACACTTCCATGACTATGCTTCTATTGTAGGGGAAACTGATGCTTCGGATTATGTCATAGGGGTAGTGTTGATCCAAGATGGACCTCCTTTGGCTTTCCCAAGTCGAGCTTTGGGGCGGCGCAATGGAGGTATCTCAACTTATGCAAACAAATTCATAACTATTTTGCCCGTTGTCGATCAGTAGCGACCTTATTTGCAAGGGAAAATTTAGCTTGACCTTATGGAAAGATTAATGGCACGCTCGCCATTGCTTTCCCTTGAACTACTAGATAAGCACACTGTAAAAATGGTGTGTATAAGATGTACTCTTGTATAGGAGCAGGAACTAACCAGACTTTCGAATGCTTTCTTTTCCTCCAAAGatcattaaaaatatatatactgATTGATGGCAACAAACTAGTTTTTTTACTTTAACATCTTCAAATCAGTTGCTTGAGGATTGATGAGTATGGGTTGGCATGTGTGTGTATGTATGGCTCAACTCAGTGCACCATTGGAATTATATAACCATTAGAAATGTAGCTATTGTAAATGTAGTTCAAATAGTAGTTGAAAAAGATTGAATTTCGAAACATTGCATTGTGACATAGCTGAAACAATAGTTGAATTTGTACTCATTTGAAACATTGCTTTCTCATGCCTTTTTATTGTGGTTCCATATCAAAGCGTGTGCACTATGGTATGGCAAGTAACCACGGTGACTGTTTATAAAATATTTATGTcctcgttgcaacgcacaggcaatTACCTAGTCCACTAAAAAATAAGTTTCTGCAATTTTGAGTGTACTCACATGCTCACATAACTGGTTTTTACTTACTTTTTCATTCAAAGGCATGCTTTAATTGACAACAAAAGATCGTGTATAACTTTACAATGGCCCCAACACTCCGACAACATTTTGGCTACAATGGGGAAAGGGGATCTGAGTTTACAAGAGGGAGTTTGTTGCGGGATTAAACTTAAAagatttgaatttaattcaaaacccATGTATGGTGTGGGATGAAAAATAGTAGTGAAAATTTGAAAGGAAGTATCATCTCGCGTAAATTAATCGGGGAGAACGGGGATATACGTTGAGAATTGACCTCTTTAATTCCTTTTCTCTCCCCAACTTCCTTTGCCCCAACCAAACAATGGATCATATGTCTTGTACCTCTTAAATCTTCATTCCCTACCACTACTTTTCCCACAATTAAATAAGTCCTGAAGTAATTATACAGGCATTTTGGCGGATTCCAATGAGAGAAGTGCATATTTTAATCCCTAACTCTTGCCCTAATCTAATTTACAACCCCAACTTCAATACAGTTGTATATTATAACCTCAAACTCTTAAAACGGGCCAGGATTctaccctcccctcccctccccattGTCCGGTTTTGACCTAGTTGACCAGTTTTGACTCGTTGACCATCCAGACACCAAGCCACGCTAGCAAACAAATCAAAATTTGtagaaaaaaactataaaataaaaaatcaggaaaaaagctataattttttttaaaaatctaataaaaataaaataatctaTACGATCAGGAAAACAGTACTAAGCATCTGGAGTTTTCAGAATTTTGAATTCTTTTTTCAGATTTTTCAGAATACAACCCccatttttttccaattttttacaTTTTTCCCTGACTTTTTCGGCTTTTTCTAGAAATTTTGAATTTTTCTGCTGATGAGGCTTGGTGGCTTGACACGCTGACTGGATGGTCAAGGGTCAAAACCGGTCAACTAGAAGGGGAGGGCTTAATGCTGGTCGGTTCTAAGAGTTCGGGGCTGTAATGTAGACCATATTAGAATTGGAGGTTGTAAATTGGACTAGGGCAAAAGTTAAGGGTTAAAATATGCACTTCTCTCAATTTCAATCCATAGGAATTTTTTCTATAAAAACCCTTTGGATCATAGGAATGGTTCGTCAGATTCCTATGGAGTCTGTATTTTTCATGAATATGCAAAGTTATCGTGTCTTTTCATTGATACAGAAAAtaggaaaaatacaaaaaaaatgtaCAACACGCTACACAAACATAAGGAGTTGCGAGCATGGTGCGTGGAGCAGTGAGGAAAGAGATGCTCAACCTAAACAGAGGACCAAACGTAGCTAAACTCGCCTAGCCCGACCTTCGGCCACAATAGGCAAGGAGATGGCGCTCAATACACCCCGACCACGTGTGCATTTCAATTCACCCCATTCCATACAAATCTAAACATGagcttaattttttttatttttttctttcaaaagtcCAATGCACTAATACTTTATCCATCTCCATTCTATCTCAATCTTCTTGCGTGCATTTTCTGCGCACCATTCAAGACACACATATTGTAAAATTTTCATTTTTTATAGATCCTACAAGAACTCATTGTacgtcccctcaaaaaaaattcaTTGTACGTGACATCTCATTTTTGCTTCTTTTTTTCATTCCTAAGTTTCTAAATTCCTGAGATACAAAGAAAGCCCTTGATATGCACCGTGTGATCTGAATCCTTTTGCTCATCTGGCCGTCGACAGTCTCCCTCCCTATTTCCTTCCGCTGGCGACCCACGCGCCGGCCGGCCGCCTCCCGCCCTCCTCTTCTTCTCGGCCGGCAACTGGAGTGGCCGCACGCCCAACACCCGCACCGGCACGCCGCGCGCCCGCTCCCGACGGCCCGAGGCTCTTCCTCCTCGGCTTCTGGGCGGTTGGAGCCGCACCGCCCGCACGCGGCACGCCCACGCTGACACGCCGCGCTCAACGCCCTAGAGCACTGCCTGGACCCCTAGTTTTGGTCAGGTATGTCCATTGCACCGATGCCTATTTCTGATTAGTGCAAGCGCCCATGTCGAGTGTGTCCTGTTCTGAATGTCATGTGACGAATTGAGCTGTTCTGGAAATTTAGATGTGCACCCCACCCATTAATTTATAGAGATGTTGATGCACTGTGAATTTTTTATTTAGGCAGCAATGGCGAAATAGCAGGCGACACGGTCTTTCTTTAAAAGCAAATTTTGATTCTAGCATTGGTGGAAAATGTGAATCAAAGGCATAATAATTTCTCTCTCGAGTGCTTCCTTTTTACATATCGGAAGTTTCTTCAGCTAGTATGCAGTCTGTGTCAAAGTTCGTTAAGATTATAGTGCCGGCTAGGAGGCTATCAGGATCTATCAGTGGTACAGCTGTGGGTTCTAGTAAGAAGGTATGCGGTGCTGAAAAGCTTGCTCTGCTGGTCCAAAGCTGTTCAGATGTTCGGTCTCTAAAGAAGCTGCATGCTCGTGTTTTGGCACACGGACTTGGCTGGGATGCGATCCTTGGATCTAAGATTCTTGGCTTGTATGCACATTTAGGCGCCTTGCCCGATTCAAGGCTTGTTTTCCAGAGTATTGTGAATGGCGATCTTGCCCTGTGGAATTCTGCCATGGTTGATTATTTCAGAGCTGGTTACTTGGAGGAAGTTATTCTTTTGTACAGGAGATTGAAGTTGCTTCAGTTTTGTTTGAATGAGAAAGCTATTACATTTGGTTTGAAGAGCTGCACTCAGCTCAGGAATTTGTTTTTGGGCAAAGGATTGCATGTAGATTCGCTGAAGCTTGGCCTGAGTGGGGATAAATTTGTCGGTTCCTCGCTGATTGGGTTATACTCCAAGCTTGGCAAGATTGATGATTCACAGCGAGTGTTTGAAGAGATCTTTGAGAAGGATATTGTTGCTTACACTTCAATGATCTCTGGCTATTCTGATGTAGTGGATTCGTCTGCGTGGAATGCATTCGAAATTGCCAGTGAAATGATAAGGAATAACTTGGAAGTAAACCGTGTGACACTGGTAAGCTTATTGCAAGTTGCTGGGAATTTGGAAGCCTTCCGACTGGGTAAATCAATGCACAGCTATGCCATAAGAAGAGGAATTGGCGTCTCAGATGAAGTCCTAGAGACAAGCCTTGTTGACATGTATGCTCGATGTGGAGCTTATCAATTAGCATATGCTCTTTTGAACAATTCGAAGGGAACCGTGGCTTCGTGGAACGCTGTGCTTTCTGGTCTTACTAGAACTCAAAAGAGTAGGGATGCAATCCAGTATTTTTCTGTTATGCTTCATCATCATAAAGTAACTCCAGATTCAGTAACCTTTGCAAATGTGCTTTCTGCTTGTGCTGAATTATGCTATTGTGGCTATGCTGCTAGTATTCATGCCTACTTGATCAGAAGAACTATAGCCCTGGATCTTGTTTTGGCCACTGCTCTTATCGAGGTGTACTCCAAGTGCAAAAGAGTTGTGAGATCCAGGCATCTCTTTGATCAACTGACGGTTAAGGATGCAGTCTCCTATAACGTGATGATACATGGTTATCTGCAAAACGGCCTGGCAGATGAAGCCACCACATTACTCAATCACATGATGAAAGAATGTATTGCACCAAATTCTGCAACTGTTGTTTGCCTGCTCGCAGCTTTTGCTGATCAAAGGGATTTAGTAAGAGGAAGGTGGATTCACGGATTTGCAATTAGACATGGCTTTTCTTCAGATGTGGACATTGCAAATCAAATTCTGCATATGTATTCAATTTGCAGAGAAATTGTCGCAACAAAGATTGTATTTGACTCATTGGAAAAGAAAACCTTGTTTTCATGGACAGCCATGATGAAGGGGTACTTATCTTTTGGGTGTGCAGATGAGGTTGTTCGATTATGTCAATTAATGCAGCAAGACGGGGAGAAGCCCGATTCTGTCACTCTTATGTATGCAGTTCAGGCTGTTTCTGAGCTTGGACATCTGAAGGGTGTAAAAGAAATTCAatgctttgtttaccatgcctccatGGAGAAAGATACAATTACCGCAAATTCTTTGATAACTGCATATGCTAAATGTGGAAGGTTGGATTTGTCAGAAGCTCTTTTCTTCAGTATGGAACACAAAAACCTGGATTCATGGAATGCGGTGATCAGTGCTTATGGGATGCATGGATTTTATCTTAAGGTTCTTGAAATGTTTCAGCAAATGGAAGAGGAAAAAATTAAGCCTGATGAGTTAACATTCACTTCTGTGCTTTCTGCCTGCAGTCATGCTGGCCTTGTTAAGGAGGGTTGGTGTATTTTTCAGTCAATGATTTCGCTGTATTCAGTTCATCCACAAGAAGAGCACTATGGTTGCATAGTTGACTTATTGGGTCGGGCAGGACAGTTAGAAGAAGGATACAAGTTTATAAAGCTATTGTCGTTGACTGATAAATCAAGCATGTATTGTGCTCTCCTCTCTGCTTGCAGAACATATGGAAATACACTGCTTGGGCATATTATAAGCAAAGAGCTCCTTGAGCACGGACCACAGGACCCAGGTACTTGTGCTTTGATTTCAGAAGTGTATGTACAGGAAGGACAGTGGAATGAATCTGCTAATTTAAGGGCTAGCGCTAACGGAAGCGATTCAAAGAAACTTCCTGGCTCTAGTTTGATGGAATCAGTCTAGGAAGTAGGGAGGGTGTTTTGAAGCCCAAGCACACATGCTCCTGCAATCTGGGCTGCTGGAAATCGAGTCGAGGTCTGTAGAGGAAGATGGAGTTCTTGCTGGCTCCTGTTGACAGGTAAAGTGATGTTCAAGCTGTGCCGTAGTTCATTTGCCTCCCTATTCAGGCATATCTCTTATTCTCAGGGAGATGCAACCAGGTTCCCTTTTCTTGAAGCGATGGGGGATGGTGAGACCCCGATCGATCCATGTGATACAGTCGACGCGAGCGTCGTCGGTGGAGCCGCAGCAGAGCCATCATCAGTAGGACTATTGCAGATGACAGGAGCGATCCGCGAACAGCCGGCGAGATTGGAAGGGGGCTCTGACTGTTGTCGCGGGAACGGCAGAATCCAGTGACAAAATTCCCTGATTGGACGAAGAGGTTAGTACTTGTTAGCGTGTGAACAAATTCCCTGCACTGCTGTTTAGCACTGAGCTTGATTCTGGTACTATCTGTATCTAGTTACATTGAATTTGCAAATGTAGACGCGTCATATTTTCACTGCTGAACATCTGTTTTTGCCGGCTGCAGAATTAGAGCTGGTTCGGTTCCGCCAGAAAGGACCCATTGTCCGAGCAGAGTAGGCACCCTGGAGAAATCTACAGGGGGGTTCGCAGAGAAGAGAGAACCCGACAGAAAATGTCATCAAACCTGCTCTTGGCACCAGCTTCAACTCCTTGAGGCCTTGTTCGGTTGAGGTAGTTTTTGAAGGGGAATGGCAGGGTTTGAGGGGGATTAGATCCCCTACAAGCCAAAATCCTCTCCAATCCACTCCAATCCCCTTGGGAGGAGGATTAAACGAACAAGGCCTGAGCGAGTTTTATGACTTTTACAATCTTTATTCttgggagaattattttggaatcaGATATGGGAAAAGCAGGTCGAATGACACAGATGACAAAATGCATGCAGAAAGTAGCGTGTGTTTGTGTGGTGAGGATGTCAACAAGTATATGCAACAAAACTGATCTAGGGAGTAGGGGGTAGTTCTCTGATGGTGCATTTTGGCACGTTGATTTTTTTCAGGGGAACCTGAGTGCCCAGAGCACACACTCATGCTGGAAATACTGTGATTTCATTTTCCAGTGATTTCCTTGACAGGTTAGAAAGATAAGGATATGCGTCCATGCTGaaaatatttttagaatttttcatCTGATGGTTAGAAAAAGTCTGCTCCTCCCTTTGTCCCTCCTCCAAGAAAAGGCGGCTTGGGTTTCTGCCTCCCGTCGACGGCGCCGCCGATCTCCCACGTCTcatgtggcctt
The sequence above is drawn from the Triticum aestivum cultivar Chinese Spring chromosome 7A, IWGSC CS RefSeq v2.1, whole genome shotgun sequence genome and encodes:
- the LOC123148290 gene encoding pentatricopeptide repeat-containing protein At4g21300, whose product is MQSVSKFVKIIVPARRLSGSISGTAVGSSKKVCGAEKLALLVQSCSDVRSLKKLHARVLAHGLGWDAILGSKILGLYAHLGALPDSRLVFQSIVNGDLALWNSAMVDYFRAGYLEEVILLYRRLKLLQFCLNEKAITFGLKSCTQLRNLFLGKGLHVDSLKLGLSGDKFVGSSLIGLYSKLGKIDDSQRVFEEIFEKDIVAYTSMISGYSDVVDSSAWNAFEIASEMIRNNLEVNRVTLVSLLQVAGNLEAFRLGKSMHSYAIRRGIGVSDEVLETSLVDMYARCGAYQLAYALLNNSKGTVASWNAVLSGLTRTQKSRDAIQYFSVMLHHHKVTPDSVTFANVLSACAELCYCGYAASIHAYLIRRTIALDLVLATALIEVYSKCKRVVRSRHLFDQLTVKDAVSYNVMIHGYLQNGLADEATTLLNHMMKECIAPNSATVVCLLAAFADQRDLVRGRWIHGFAIRHGFSSDVDIANQILHMYSICREIVATKIVFDSLEKKTLFSWTAMMKGYLSFGCADEVVRLCQLMQQDGEKPDSVTLMYAVQAVSELGHLKGVKEIQCFVYHASMEKDTITANSLITAYAKCGRLDLSEALFFSMEHKNLDSWNAVISAYGMHGFYLKVLEMFQQMEEEKIKPDELTFTSVLSACSHAGLVKEGWCIFQSMISLYSVHPQEEHYGCIVDLLGRAGQLEEGYKFIKLLSLTDKSSMYCALLSACRTYGNTLLGHIISKELLEHGPQDPGTCALISEVYVQEGQWNESANLRASANGSDSKKLPGSSLMESV